A single window of Undibacterium sp. 5I1 DNA harbors:
- a CDS encoding rhodanese-like domain-containing protein: MQHMTAPELAIWLADQTKTPPLLLDVREPWEYETCHIPGAVLMPMQSIPVRHQELDSDLSIVCICHHGARSMQVAHFLEQHDFTNVINLTGGVHAWAQQVDNAMPVY; encoded by the coding sequence ATGCAACATATGACAGCGCCTGAATTGGCCATCTGGTTAGCGGATCAAACAAAAACACCGCCTTTACTGCTCGATGTACGGGAACCATGGGAGTACGAAACTTGTCATATTCCCGGTGCGGTATTGATGCCGATGCAGAGTATTCCGGTTAGACATCAGGAGCTTGATTCAGACCTTAGTATTGTTTGTATTTGCCATCATGGTGCTCGTAGTATGCAAGTCGCACATTTTTTAGAGCAGCATGATTTTACGAATGTGATCAATCTGACCGGCGGTGTGCATGCCTGGGCACAGCAGGTGGATAACGCAATGCCGGTGTATTGA
- a CDS encoding TolC family outer membrane protein, with product MRNPIIATLIAGVFLTLDASAADLLQIYKDALANDAQYSSARASQVAGLEKVVQGRAGLLPSVALSGSDVRTTAEIQPDAPFTSKGTGYTNTYSLALSQPLFRWANWQQYEQGKLLVVASDAQFAQAQQDLIVRVGQAYFDVLTSQDALETLQAQKAAISEQLASAKRNFEVGTSTITDTHEAQARYDLTVAQEFAGISDLQIKRAALQQIIGKEAGDLAILKRGIQISSPQPAQIGDWVSSAEKQNYGVVASQVSLEIARRDISRNRAGHYPTLDLVASSGRNSNGGNSSLNGNGVVKSNSIGVQWNIPLFSGFAVDSRVRESIALEDKARSDLDFTRRTAAQNARQAFLGVTSGLAQVKAYEAAEISSQSALDSNKLGYQVGVRINIDVLNAQQQLYTTRQNLAKARYDTIMNGLRLKSAAGTLKEADLIEVNDLLLH from the coding sequence ATGCGTAATCCCATCATTGCCACACTGATCGCCGGTGTTTTTCTGACTCTCGATGCCAGTGCCGCTGATTTGCTGCAAATCTACAAAGATGCATTGGCGAACGATGCGCAATACAGCAGTGCGCGCGCTTCGCAAGTGGCTGGCTTAGAAAAAGTAGTGCAGGGACGCGCAGGCTTGTTGCCCAGCGTGGCTTTGAGCGGTAGTGATGTTCGTACCACGGCAGAAATTCAGCCCGACGCGCCGTTTACGAGTAAGGGTACGGGTTACACCAATACCTATAGCTTAGCTTTATCCCAGCCCTTATTTCGTTGGGCAAACTGGCAGCAATATGAGCAAGGTAAATTATTGGTCGTAGCCAGCGATGCGCAATTTGCACAAGCGCAGCAAGATTTAATTGTCAGAGTTGGTCAAGCTTATTTTGATGTGCTGACATCGCAAGACGCTCTGGAAACTTTGCAAGCTCAAAAGGCGGCGATCTCTGAACAGTTGGCTTCAGCCAAGCGCAATTTTGAAGTCGGTACCTCCACCATTACCGACACGCATGAGGCGCAGGCACGTTACGATTTGACGGTAGCGCAAGAGTTTGCTGGTATCAGTGATCTGCAAATCAAACGCGCAGCCTTGCAACAAATTATTGGTAAAGAAGCCGGAGATCTGGCGATACTCAAACGTGGTATTCAAATTAGCTCGCCACAACCGGCGCAGATTGGCGACTGGGTGAGTTCCGCTGAGAAGCAAAATTATGGTGTAGTCGCATCACAAGTTTCGTTAGAGATCGCACGCCGTGATATCTCCAGAAACCGCGCCGGTCATTATCCTACGCTAGATCTGGTTGCCAGTTCCGGTCGTAATTCTAATGGCGGCAATAGTTCACTTAACGGTAACGGTGTTGTTAAATCGAATTCGATCGGTGTGCAATGGAATATTCCACTGTTCTCTGGTTTTGCAGTCGACAGCCGGGTACGTGAATCCATCGCATTAGAAGATAAAGCCAGAAGCGATTTGGACTTCACTCGCCGCACAGCGGCACAGAATGCCCGCCAAGCATTCCTGGGTGTCACTAGCGGTCTGGCGCAAGTAAAAGCGTATGAGGCAGCTGAGATTTCTTCGCAGTCGGCATTGGATTCCAACAAGCTAGGTTATCAGGTTGGTGTACGTATCAATATCGACGTTTTGAATGCGCAGCAGCAGTTGTATACCACACGTCAAAATTTGGCGAAAGCGCGTTACGACACGATCATGAACGGCCTGCGTCTTAAATCGGCTG
- a CDS encoding protein-L-isoaspartate O-methyltransferase translates to MNIEQARFNMIEQQIRPWNVLDLDVLNLLIICKRENFFPESQKSLAFFDTELPLADGTFALSPKLEARILQELFVKKQESVLVIGTGTGYLPALLAHQAHHVTTTETNPALAETAKHNLRENDVPNVTVIVGNGLIANNNTYDVIVVSGSLEIVPPHLQQQLNVGGRLFVIAGQAPAMSAQLILRESATEFKTTTLFETVVPALPQSVPASKFKF, encoded by the coding sequence ATGAATATCGAACAAGCCCGTTTTAACATGATAGAACAGCAAATCCGTCCATGGAATGTACTGGATCTGGATGTTTTAAATTTATTGATCATTTGTAAGCGTGAAAACTTTTTCCCGGAAAGCCAAAAAAGCCTGGCATTTTTTGATACCGAGTTACCGCTTGCGGACGGCACTTTTGCCCTGAGCCCAAAACTCGAAGCACGTATTTTGCAAGAACTGTTTGTTAAAAAACAGGAGTCAGTTTTGGTGATCGGTACAGGCACTGGATATTTGCCCGCTTTGCTGGCGCATCAGGCACACCATGTCACCACGACTGAAACCAATCCAGCGCTGGCAGAAACTGCCAAACATAATCTGCGTGAGAACGATGTTCCTAATGTCACCGTGATTGTTGGCAACGGCTTAATCGCTAATAACAATACTTATGATGTGATCGTTGTCAGTGGTTCGCTAGAAATTGTGCCTCCGCATTTGCAACAGCAATTGAATGTCGGTGGTCGTTTGTTTGTGATCGCAGGTCAGGCTCCTGCGATGTCGGCGCAACTTATTTTGCGTGAATCAGCAACAGAATTTAAGACCACGACTTTGTTTGAAACAGTCGTACCGGCGTTGCCGCAATCTGTGCCTGCATCCAAGTTTAAATTTTAA